A section of the Marinoscillum sp. 108 genome encodes:
- a CDS encoding AAA family ATPase → MKLNSITVEKLFGVFDHHIPLHQEEGITIVIGENGLGKTVLLEIIESFFKRNYFYFNTITFDKIVFEFDDTISWHLQKTDDILNVTQVNKNKSEYNPLLLLDYGRRDWEQHASRITRYVPYLRRIGSRRWEDRRTRELLDFEDIISRYGDLVPYDPYVKEVEDFPKWFIERHNSINVTLIETQRLITLVEREDKRHEKTVEKYSNELSRTIKSYLAQSTELSSKLDRTYPNRLIDRLKQSSNATDEALNEELKKLEEKRALLDAVGLIEIEKDSGILKIEKPEDVVIDVLMLYVEDSFKKLEIFDKISSRIEVFLEILNKRFKHKKLHIDKESGFLLKSTIIKNKDGEFQDIPVTKLSSGEQNELVLFYELLFKTENSSLILIDEPEVSLHISWQNSFIKDLREIIKLNKLEVIIATHSPDIIANNWDLKVELKGLE, encoded by the coding sequence ATGAAACTTAACTCAATAACTGTCGAGAAGCTATTTGGGGTTTTTGACCATCATATTCCACTTCATCAGGAGGAAGGAATAACCATTGTGATTGGAGAGAATGGCTTAGGCAAAACAGTCCTTCTAGAAATTATTGAATCTTTCTTCAAACGGAATTATTTCTATTTCAACACTATCACCTTCGATAAAATAGTTTTTGAATTTGATGACACAATTTCATGGCATCTTCAAAAAACTGATGATATTCTTAACGTTACTCAGGTGAACAAAAATAAATCTGAGTATAATCCACTCCTACTCCTCGACTATGGCAGAAGAGATTGGGAGCAACATGCAAGCAGAATAACTCGATATGTGCCCTATTTGCGGAGAATAGGATCTAGAAGATGGGAAGATAGAAGGACCCGAGAACTTCTTGATTTTGAAGACATTATTTCCAGATATGGTGATCTCGTTCCATATGATCCTTACGTAAAAGAAGTAGAAGATTTCCCCAAATGGTTCATTGAGAGGCACAATAGTATCAATGTAACTCTGATTGAAACACAACGATTGATCACCTTGGTCGAACGGGAGGATAAGCGTCATGAAAAGACTGTTGAAAAGTATTCAAATGAGCTAAGTAGAACCATAAAATCTTATTTGGCGCAATCAACTGAACTTTCTTCAAAATTAGATAGAACCTATCCCAACAGGCTTATCGACAGACTTAAGCAGTCTTCAAATGCCACTGACGAAGCATTAAACGAAGAACTAAAAAAGCTAGAAGAAAAGAGAGCACTTCTTGATGCCGTTGGATTGATTGAAATTGAAAAGGACTCAGGAATTCTAAAAATTGAAAAGCCCGAGGATGTGGTTATTGATGTTCTTATGCTATACGTCGAAGACAGCTTCAAGAAACTCGAAATTTTTGATAAAATATCAAGTAGAATCGAAGTGTTCCTTGAAATACTTAACAAGCGTTTTAAACACAAAAAACTTCATATAGATAAGGAAAGTGGCTTTTTGCTAAAGTCAACAATAATTAAAAATAAGGATGGAGAATTTCAGGACATACCAGTAACAAAGCTTTCTTCGGGTGAACAAAATGAATTGGTATTATTCTATGAGCTTCTATTTAAAACGGAGAATAGCTCACTGATCCTTATTGATGAACCAGAAGTCTCGCTTCATATCTCTTGGCAAAATAGTTTCATCAAAGATCTAAGAGAAATCATAAAACTTAACAAGCTTGAAGTAATCATCGCAACTCACTCTCCAGACATTATTGCGAATAATTGGGATTTGAAAGTTGAGTTAAAAGGGTTGGAATAA
- a CDS encoding nucleotidyl transferase AbiEii/AbiGii toxin family protein, whose translation MIPKPYIAQWQEFAPWRQFSQVEQDLIISRALVEIFADDFLRENLAFRGGTALHKLYLTPAPRYSEDIDLVQIKPGPIKPIMERLDEVITFFEEDRRTQNRGHGIKALYRFTSEYEEIRLRLKLEINCKEHFNILDWVDFPFEVKSDWFSGQAQIRTYSLSELLGTKLRALYQRNKGRDLFDLDYARQHHELNFEEIIKCFKEYTQFSTDKRPPSQKEFLLNLEEKNNDPDFSGDMEAVLRPGIEYNEETALEWLKKDLIEKI comes from the coding sequence ATGATTCCAAAACCTTACATAGCACAGTGGCAAGAGTTTGCGCCATGGAGACAATTTTCTCAGGTAGAACAAGATTTGATTATTAGTCGTGCGCTGGTTGAAATATTTGCTGACGATTTCCTTAGAGAAAACCTTGCTTTCAGAGGTGGAACAGCTCTTCACAAATTGTATTTGACTCCTGCTCCTCGCTATTCAGAGGATATTGATTTGGTTCAGATAAAACCAGGGCCTATCAAGCCAATCATGGAAAGATTAGATGAAGTGATTACTTTTTTTGAAGAAGATCGAAGAACTCAAAATAGAGGTCATGGTATTAAAGCACTTTATCGGTTTACCTCCGAATATGAGGAAATACGATTGAGACTAAAACTAGAAATCAACTGCAAGGAGCATTTTAATATTCTGGATTGGGTTGATTTTCCATTTGAAGTAAAAAGTGATTGGTTTTCCGGACAAGCTCAAATTCGAACCTATAGCCTTAGCGAATTGCTCGGAACAAAACTCAGGGCACTTTATCAGAGAAATAAAGGACGAGATTTATTTGATTTAGATTATGCCAGGCAGCATCATGAGTTAAACTTTGAAGAAATAATCAAATGCTTCAAAGAATACACGCAATTTTCAACAGATAAAAGACCTCCAAGCCAAAAAGAGTTTCTATTAAATCTGGAAGAAAAGAATAACGATCCTGATTTCTCAGGTGATATGGAAGCAGTACTTAGGCCTGGAATTGAATACAATGAAGAAACAGCTTTGGAATGGCTGAAGAAAGATTTGATAGAAAAAATTTAA
- a CDS encoding type IV toxin-antitoxin system AbiEi family antitoxin yields the protein MRAREYIKHLLSIENYSFSLEEITGQTDSTDTSLKFELARLVEKKEITNLRKGFYLIIPPRYSKQCYLPIQLYIQKLFQSLNRNYYLGFYSAAKFHGASHQQTHREYVMIEKPKLNEIKKNDFDIKFITASQWPAKNILEKKSDAGYFNISSPALTAADLIHHQSKLGGLNRMLAVIEELAEEITHEDLKDLLTWYPHRSTIQRLAFILDEQQTGIDLKIVSNYLKSAQYFPVLLSPKKNQKAGSVDNIWKVDVNIELESDL from the coding sequence GTGAGAGCGAGAGAATACATCAAACATTTACTGTCAATAGAAAACTACTCATTCTCACTTGAGGAGATCACCGGTCAAACTGATTCGACCGATACCTCTCTGAAATTTGAACTTGCTAGATTGGTTGAAAAAAAAGAAATCACCAACCTAAGAAAAGGTTTCTACCTGATAATACCTCCCCGATATTCAAAACAATGTTACCTCCCCATTCAGCTTTACATTCAAAAGCTTTTTCAAAGCTTAAATCGAAACTACTATTTAGGTTTTTATTCAGCGGCTAAATTCCACGGTGCTAGTCATCAACAAACCCATAGAGAGTATGTGATGATTGAAAAACCCAAACTGAACGAGATTAAAAAAAACGATTTTGACATTAAGTTCATTACAGCCTCTCAATGGCCAGCCAAGAACATTCTTGAAAAGAAATCAGATGCTGGATATTTTAATATTTCCAGCCCTGCATTGACGGCTGCTGATTTGATACATCATCAGTCCAAACTTGGAGGACTCAATAGAATGCTTGCAGTTATCGAGGAACTGGCAGAGGAAATCACTCATGAAGATTTGAAAGACCTATTGACATGGTATCCACATAGAAGTACAATTCAACGATTGGCCTTCATTCTGGATGAACAACAAACAGGCATTGACCTCAAAATAGTATCTAATTATCTTAAATCAGCACAGTATTTCCCTGTACTCCTTTCCCCAAAGAAAAACCAGAAGGCCGGATCGGTTGATAACATTTGGAAAGTAGATGTAAACATTGAACTCGAAAGTGATCTATGA
- a CDS encoding immunoglobulin-like domain-containing protein: protein MNYIFQSRIWVLLLLSVGFLACEPDLDSEDVTAGVIRFPSIILNGDNPIAYVAGEASAITDPGVTALLGTDDITSQVEVTGVDGVDFDTPGIYPINYSVSTVNDLGDETTVTETRYVLIASEDISGIDLTGDYFSISRSFSGASYGQLMSVRKLGTGYFACTDVYAHPAAENAGRFFVTSATEGILLPQSASETIFGLEMFGTVDIQIGNTNPDDYNLSFNLDLPAASFQTTKPWTKNENVN, encoded by the coding sequence ATGAATTATATATTTCAATCAAGAATATGGGTACTCCTGCTGCTGTCAGTGGGGTTCCTGGCTTGTGAACCGGACCTGGACTCTGAGGATGTGACAGCCGGAGTGATTCGATTTCCCTCTATCATTCTGAATGGGGACAATCCAATCGCCTATGTGGCGGGAGAAGCGAGTGCTATTACCGACCCTGGTGTGACCGCCCTGTTGGGTACGGATGACATCACCAGTCAGGTGGAAGTGACAGGCGTGGATGGAGTGGATTTTGACACTCCTGGAATCTATCCGATCAACTATTCGGTGAGTACCGTGAATGATCTGGGAGATGAAACTACTGTGACCGAAACACGCTACGTACTGATAGCTTCTGAAGATATATCGGGCATAGACCTGACGGGAGATTACTTCTCCATCAGCCGGTCTTTCAGTGGTGCATCTTATGGTCAGCTCATGTCAGTGCGCAAGCTCGGCACAGGATATTTTGCCTGCACAGATGTATACGCTCATCCCGCAGCGGAGAACGCTGGTCGGTTTTTTGTGACCAGTGCCACCGAGGGGATCCTTCTGCCGCAAAGTGCCAGTGAGACTATTTTTGGTCTGGAAATGTTTGGTACTGTGGACATTCAGATCGGTAATACCAATCCGGATGACTACAACCTGTCATTCAATCTGGACCTTCCTGCAGCTTCTTTTCAAACGACAAAACCCTGGACAAAAAATGAAAACGTTAACTAA
- a CDS encoding SusD/RagB family nutrient-binding outer membrane lipoprotein: MKSIYKSIIAWVMMFGFFSCGDDILDINKDPNNPGTSTPQLTLPAGQVALAVTLEADYNLMGAHLAQYWTQGPTASQFSFLEQYNITTNSYNGAWSRMYASALEDLEFVRKAAIEDGTPNYAAIAMLLQAYSFQILVDLYDQIPYTEALQGKDGLLEPKFDDGEAVYDDLIVKIDAALDLIDISSTAVTPVGDDLIYGGNMRKWISFGNTLKLKIYIRQSEARPSVAQAGIQAMYDAGATFLTPGNDALVSFTPNTNNQNPLWQILNQTTFQNIVASATSIQEFINNADDRISAYYDVSPNTNTYVGLPQGTGTTSGDQFADFSAPDGNTVINADADVILISGYESLFLQAEAAERGWGTGDPKSLYDQAVMASFSFHGLDGSALVSPGGNYEYDGELSTIYYQKWLAFNGKQGFEGWNEWRRTGVPVLSPSLQGQALPNTFPLRLIWPANETSTNPNAPELEALDAPVWWDKTF, from the coding sequence ATGAAAAGCATCTATAAATCAATCATTGCATGGGTCATGATGTTTGGCTTCTTCTCTTGTGGAGATGACATTCTGGATATCAACAAAGACCCCAATAATCCGGGCACCTCTACGCCGCAGCTGACCCTGCCTGCAGGGCAGGTGGCCCTGGCCGTGACCCTGGAAGCAGATTACAACCTGATGGGCGCTCACCTGGCTCAGTATTGGACTCAGGGCCCCACGGCTTCTCAGTTTTCTTTTCTGGAGCAGTATAACATCACGACCAATAGCTACAATGGCGCATGGTCTCGCATGTATGCTTCAGCACTGGAAGACCTGGAGTTTGTCAGAAAGGCTGCCATAGAAGATGGTACCCCTAATTATGCTGCCATCGCGATGTTGCTGCAGGCTTATTCCTTTCAGATTTTGGTCGACCTATACGATCAGATTCCATATACTGAAGCCCTTCAGGGCAAGGATGGCTTGCTGGAGCCGAAATTTGATGACGGAGAAGCAGTGTATGACGATCTCATTGTGAAGATCGATGCGGCGCTGGACCTGATCGATATCTCCAGCACGGCGGTCACTCCGGTAGGGGACGACCTGATCTATGGCGGGAATATGAGAAAGTGGATTTCCTTTGGCAATACGCTGAAACTCAAAATCTACATCCGCCAGTCTGAGGCCAGACCATCGGTAGCACAAGCGGGTATACAGGCGATGTATGATGCTGGAGCCACATTCCTCACTCCGGGCAATGACGCCCTGGTGAGCTTCACTCCAAACACAAACAATCAGAATCCGCTCTGGCAGATATTGAATCAAACCACGTTTCAGAATATCGTGGCCAGTGCCACTTCCATACAGGAGTTTATCAACAATGCCGATGACCGGATCAGTGCTTACTATGATGTGTCGCCCAACACCAATACCTATGTAGGGTTGCCACAAGGCACGGGCACTACCAGTGGTGATCAGTTTGCGGACTTCTCCGCTCCTGATGGCAACACGGTGATCAATGCCGATGCGGATGTGATCCTGATCTCCGGGTATGAGAGTCTTTTCCTTCAGGCAGAGGCCGCTGAGCGTGGTTGGGGTACTGGTGATCCAAAGTCACTCTACGATCAGGCAGTGATGGCTTCCTTTAGCTTCCATGGCCTGGACGGCAGTGCCCTGGTGAGCCCGGGAGGCAATTACGAGTATGATGGCGAGTTGAGTACCATCTACTATCAGAAGTGGCTGGCATTTAATGGAAAACAGGGATTTGAAGGCTGGAATGAGTGGCGAAGAACGGGAGTTCCCGTATTGAGTCCATCCCTTCAGGGACAAGCCTTGCCCAACACTTTCCCGCTCCGGTTAATCTGGCCAGCTAATGAGACGTCTACTAACCCGAATGCTCCGGAGTTGGAAGCTCTCGATGCACCAGTATGGTGGGACAAAACATTTTAA
- a CDS encoding SusC/RagA family TonB-linked outer membrane protein encodes MRKLLLIACLIMLQGLLYAQERTISGQVVDDNGESLPGVNVVLKGSTQGTITDLDGNYKVPLNGDDDAILVFSFIGMQTKEMAIGGRSVLDVTLSQDVTQLTEVVVTAFGVEREKKALGYSVQDVKSDELTKTDQTSVLNSLQGKVAGAQISNAGGAIGSSTRIVLRGPTSLLGNNQALIVVDGVPINNGTSNNVQASGNFYDNIVDAGNRANDINPENIESVSVLKGPAAAALYGSRAANGVVLITTKKGTNTAGKTNINFNSSYTWSKVYIIPKMQNKFGQGQFGDNQNYLFDQESWGDAFDGSLRPYGAVVNNIQRYKPYEALPSNVQDFWETGNTFQNSLSLSGGNADATYFLSFNDMQQNGVMINTDMRRNNLTFNGSANLGDKVTTSASINYVRTKANLPMIGQRNQALAQVYNMPRDMSVVDMKDLDDPFNTPDGFFTSFIVNPYYSLKRDFSKQDMNRIFGNVQLAYAPVDWISGTLRVGSDVIADQRNTYHDLVQYQPGSPNAGAAFNSDGEYTEQRLNTREINVDAMVNVNRDLMPDLQLNVLVGYNFNQRETDNLFTTIDALTLPRFPSLSNVSGSYTSGGIATKRRLYGVYGSADLSYKGYLFLGATYRTDWSSTLPLDNNSFSYPSVNLGFVFTDAFEITNNILSFGKVRLSYAEVGNDAGTYLTNSVFQQTNIGASFATIQFPFNNGTVIVPGFSEGNTIGNPNLQPEITKAYEAGIDIRLFNGRVGIDATYYNSTSESQILNTSVAPSSGFTTQVVNIGKISNKGVELQLNTTPLKIGAFRWDLSVNYTKNVNRVEELDPGNTELVLVAQGLTPGLKLVVGKPYGVFEATQALKTADGKVVVGPDGIPLDDPNPVEIGSIQPDWYGGATSTFSYKGLSLGITVDTKQGGKVVSSTAAQLYFAGLAEETAFNSREEWIVPNSVVQTGTDDDGNPIYSPNTTPLTMYGGGNVRNYWAQIQGGSRNEAVLLDASYIKLREVALRYTIPTALISKTPFKGITVGAVGRNLWLRTQGNNHFIDPEASAFGNGNAQGYEFLGIPPQATYGFDLKIKI; translated from the coding sequence ATGAGAAAACTTCTACTTATCGCATGTTTGATCATGCTCCAGGGCTTGCTATATGCCCAGGAAAGAACGATCTCCGGACAGGTGGTGGACGACAATGGTGAGTCCCTCCCCGGAGTGAATGTAGTGCTGAAGGGGTCCACCCAGGGAACCATCACAGATCTGGATGGTAACTATAAGGTACCCTTAAATGGTGATGATGATGCGATTCTCGTGTTTTCATTTATTGGGATGCAGACCAAGGAAATGGCCATTGGAGGTCGCTCGGTCTTAGATGTGACCCTTTCTCAGGACGTGACTCAGCTTACTGAAGTGGTGGTCACGGCATTTGGTGTGGAGCGTGAAAAGAAGGCGCTGGGTTACTCTGTGCAGGATGTAAAGAGTGATGAGCTTACCAAGACTGATCAGACCTCAGTGCTTAATTCCTTGCAGGGAAAAGTGGCTGGCGCCCAGATTTCTAATGCTGGTGGGGCCATTGGTAGCTCCACACGCATTGTACTGCGAGGACCTACTTCATTGTTGGGTAATAATCAGGCCCTGATTGTGGTGGATGGTGTGCCTATCAATAATGGTACCTCCAACAACGTACAGGCCTCTGGCAACTTCTATGATAACATCGTGGATGCCGGAAACCGGGCCAATGACATCAATCCTGAAAACATCGAGTCTGTGTCTGTACTGAAGGGGCCTGCCGCTGCGGCGCTGTATGGCTCCAGAGCAGCCAATGGTGTGGTGCTGATCACGACCAAGAAAGGTACGAATACGGCTGGAAAGACCAATATTAACTTCAATTCATCTTATACCTGGTCCAAAGTATACATCATCCCCAAGATGCAGAATAAGTTTGGACAGGGGCAGTTTGGAGACAATCAAAACTATCTCTTTGATCAGGAGAGTTGGGGTGATGCCTTTGATGGCAGCTTGCGCCCCTATGGAGCGGTGGTGAATAACATTCAGCGCTATAAGCCCTATGAAGCCCTGCCATCCAACGTGCAGGATTTCTGGGAGACCGGTAATACCTTTCAGAACTCACTCTCATTGTCGGGAGGAAATGCAGATGCTACGTATTTCCTTTCTTTTAATGACATGCAGCAGAATGGTGTGATGATCAATACTGACATGAGAAGGAACAATCTGACCTTCAATGGTAGCGCCAATCTAGGCGATAAGGTGACTACTTCTGCCTCTATCAACTACGTACGTACCAAGGCTAATTTGCCCATGATCGGTCAGCGAAACCAGGCCCTGGCTCAGGTATACAATATGCCACGAGACATGAGTGTGGTAGATATGAAGGATTTGGATGATCCTTTCAATACTCCTGATGGCTTCTTCACTTCCTTCATTGTCAATCCTTATTATTCACTGAAGCGTGATTTCAGCAAACAGGATATGAACAGAATTTTTGGAAATGTGCAGTTGGCCTATGCTCCTGTGGACTGGATTAGTGGTACCCTGAGGGTAGGTTCGGATGTGATAGCTGATCAGCGAAATACCTATCATGATCTGGTACAGTATCAGCCAGGTAGCCCAAATGCTGGTGCAGCATTTAACTCAGACGGAGAGTATACTGAGCAGCGACTAAATACCCGTGAGATCAATGTGGATGCGATGGTCAATGTGAACCGTGACCTGATGCCGGACTTACAGCTGAATGTGTTGGTGGGTTACAACTTCAATCAGCGTGAAACTGACAATCTTTTCACGACGATCGATGCTCTTACACTGCCTCGTTTCCCAAGTTTGTCAAATGTGAGTGGTTCGTACACCTCAGGAGGTATAGCCACCAAACGAAGACTTTATGGGGTTTACGGCTCAGCAGACCTTTCTTACAAAGGCTATTTGTTTCTGGGCGCTACTTACCGTACCGACTGGTCTTCTACCTTGCCACTGGATAACAACTCCTTTTCATACCCCAGTGTGAATTTGGGATTTGTCTTCACCGATGCATTCGAGATTACCAACAATATTCTCTCTTTCGGAAAAGTAAGGTTGAGCTATGCGGAAGTAGGAAACGACGCAGGGACCTACCTGACCAACTCGGTGTTTCAGCAGACCAACATCGGAGCCAGCTTTGCCACCATCCAGTTTCCATTCAACAATGGAACGGTGATCGTGCCAGGATTTAGCGAAGGCAATACCATAGGTAACCCCAATCTGCAGCCAGAGATTACCAAGGCGTATGAGGCTGGTATTGACATTCGCTTGTTCAATGGAAGAGTGGGCATAGATGCGACGTACTACAACAGTACTTCCGAGTCACAGATTCTGAATACTTCGGTGGCGCCATCTTCAGGCTTTACCACCCAGGTGGTGAATATTGGTAAGATTTCAAACAAAGGAGTGGAGCTACAGCTCAATACTACTCCCTTGAAGATTGGAGCCTTCCGTTGGGATTTGTCTGTGAACTACACCAAAAATGTGAACAGAGTAGAAGAACTGGATCCGGGTAACACGGAACTGGTACTGGTGGCTCAGGGCCTTACCCCGGGTCTGAAACTGGTCGTAGGCAAACCATACGGAGTTTTTGAAGCTACGCAGGCATTGAAAACAGCAGATGGAAAAGTGGTAGTGGGGCCGGATGGAATTCCATTGGACGATCCCAATCCGGTAGAAATTGGGTCCATTCAGCCTGATTGGTACGGAGGTGCTACTTCTACATTCTCTTACAAAGGCCTGTCATTGGGCATTACTGTGGACACCAAACAAGGTGGAAAAGTGGTGAGCTCTACTGCTGCACAGCTCTACTTTGCTGGTTTGGCCGAAGAAACTGCCTTCAATAGCCGCGAGGAGTGGATAGTGCCGAACTCAGTAGTACAGACTGGCACTGACGATGATGGAAACCCCATCTACTCACCCAATACTACGCCACTTACTATGTATGGCGGCGGTAATGTGCGAAACTACTGGGCGCAGATTCAGGGTGGATCCCGAAATGAGGCGGTTCTTCTGGATGCCTCTTACATCAAACTGAGAGAAGTAGCGCTGAGGTATACCATACCCACAGCACTTATCAGCAAGACCCCTTTCAAAGGAATCACTGTGGGAGCGGTGGGTAGAAACCTGTGGCTACGCACTCAGGGCAACAACCACTTCATAGATCCTGAAGCAAGTGCATTTGGTAACGGAAATGCCCAGGGTTATGAATTCCTTGGAATCCCTCCACAGGCTACTTACGGCTTTGACTTAAAAATCAAAATATAA
- a CDS encoding AraC family transcriptional regulator → MAWRRWSGAPTPPAIKVSEEDLLIKEESFNRINKWIISEKKYLNPDIKLDTVAKGVHLSEKQVSSSINTIACQNFNSYINKLRIKEAQALLLDQAYGHFTIDAVAEMVGFSNKVSFYKAFKKVTGKSPTDYRRSPNQYH, encoded by the coding sequence ATGGCATGGAGGAGGTGGAGCGGTGCTCCAACACCCCCAGCTATCAAGGTGAGCGAAGAGGACCTTTTGATAAAGGAAGAATCCTTTAACCGCATAAACAAATGGATCATTTCTGAGAAGAAATATCTCAACCCGGACATCAAGTTGGATACAGTAGCCAAAGGAGTCCACCTTTCAGAAAAGCAGGTGTCCAGCTCCATCAATACCATTGCCTGCCAAAACTTCAACTCCTATATCAACAAGCTCAGAATTAAGGAAGCCCAGGCCTTGCTGTTGGATCAGGCTTACGGGCACTTCACCATAGATGCTGTGGCGGAGATGGTGGGTTTTTCCAACAAGGTGTCATTTTACAAAGCCTTCAAAAAAGTGACTGGAAAATCCCCCACCGATTACAGAAGGTCCCCAAACCAGTATCATTAA
- a CDS encoding helix-turn-helix domain-containing protein — MLSTKSQPEFEEVVVGTKSYTFENGIDELMFMPDNYVEVLYNLGAPITRKLIGSIRSVVINTGDLVLSTCRSKGMSLSSESLNFLCAKVRPEYTMLLYPKDVPLERDAVITLGMPRLENLAQFESHLDHLLEGINDFEPSFIVEEAVRIIQSTNGEVKIKDINEQLSVSKSFLEQRFAQEIGLSPKEFGKIEKMKHFLENYRQYQDSMTLTQLTFKSGYYDQSHLIKDFRYFMDSKPRDFIKAYHHML; from the coding sequence ATGCTAAGTACAAAGTCCCAACCAGAATTTGAAGAGGTAGTAGTAGGCACCAAAAGCTACACCTTTGAGAATGGCATAGACGAACTCATGTTTATGCCCGATAACTATGTAGAGGTGCTCTACAATTTAGGTGCTCCTATCACACGAAAGTTGATTGGATCCATACGCTCCGTCGTGATCAACACCGGCGATCTGGTGCTCTCCACCTGTCGCAGTAAGGGCATGTCTCTGAGCTCCGAAAGCTTGAACTTTCTATGTGCCAAGGTGAGGCCCGAATATACTATGCTCCTGTATCCCAAAGACGTCCCGCTAGAGCGTGATGCGGTGATCACGCTGGGGATGCCCAGGCTGGAAAACCTCGCCCAATTCGAGAGTCACCTGGATCATCTGCTAGAGGGCATCAATGATTTTGAACCTAGTTTTATCGTGGAAGAGGCCGTAAGGATCATCCAGTCTACAAACGGTGAAGTGAAAATCAAAGACATTAATGAGCAGCTGAGCGTCAGCAAATCCTTTCTGGAGCAACGTTTTGCGCAGGAAATAGGCCTATCTCCCAAGGAGTTTGGGAAAATAGAGAAAATGAAGCACTTCCTGGAAAACTACCGGCAATATCAGGACAGCATGACCCTCACTCAGCTCACTTTTAAGTCGGGGTACTATGATCAGTCACATCTGATCAAGGACTTTAGGTATTTTATGGATTCCAAGCCGCGAGATTTCATCAAAGCCTACCATCATATGCTGTGA
- the era gene encoding GTPase Era, which translates to MTEAKPFKSGFVTIMGKPNVGKSTLMNQLTGERISIVSNRAQTTRHRIFGIVTTPEYQIVYSDTPGTLDPSYKLQERMMGFVKKSLEDADVILFMVELGEKNDHQEWIDMARRTEIPMLFVINKTDLGKGSQVEDKVTYWKEQLDWAEPMTVSAVTGEGVDLLQQTIVSHLPEHPPYFPEDEMTDKSERFITAEIVREKIFLQYKQEIPYSSEVVVTSFKEEEKIIRIAAEIFVERDSQKGIIIGKKGESIKNLGIAARQELESFFGKQIHLETFVKVEKDWRKDDSKLKRFGY; encoded by the coding sequence ATGACAGAAGCCAAGCCATTCAAATCGGGATTTGTGACCATCATGGGAAAACCCAATGTGGGTAAGTCCACCCTCATGAATCAGCTCACAGGGGAGCGCATTTCCATTGTTAGTAACCGGGCGCAAACCACCCGTCATCGCATCTTTGGGATCGTCACCACACCTGAGTATCAGATTGTGTACTCCGATACCCCCGGCACGCTGGACCCGAGCTACAAGTTGCAGGAACGCATGATGGGCTTCGTGAAGAAATCGCTGGAAGATGCCGACGTAATCCTTTTCATGGTGGAGCTGGGTGAAAAAAACGATCACCAGGAATGGATAGACATGGCCAGACGCACAGAAATACCCATGCTTTTTGTGATTAACAAAACGGATCTTGGCAAAGGATCACAGGTAGAAGATAAAGTCACTTACTGGAAAGAACAACTCGACTGGGCGGAACCTATGACAGTATCCGCCGTGACTGGTGAGGGCGTAGACCTCCTCCAGCAGACCATCGTCAGTCACTTACCGGAGCACCCCCCCTATTTCCCTGAAGATGAGATGACCGACAAGTCTGAGCGGTTTATCACTGCGGAGATCGTGAGAGAGAAAATCTTTCTGCAGTACAAGCAGGAAATCCCCTACAGCTCAGAAGTGGTGGTGACTTCTTTCAAGGAAGAAGAGAAAATCATCCGGATCGCTGCTGAAATATTTGTGGAGCGCGACAGTCAAAAGGGCATCATCATCGGCAAGAAGGGCGAATCCATCAAAAACCTGGGTATCGCCGCCCGGCAGGAGCTTGAGTCTTTTTTTGGCAAACAGATCCACCTGGAAACCTTTGTGAAAGTGGAAAAAGACTGGCGCAAGGACGATTCCAAATTGAAACGGTTTGGCTACTAA